One genomic segment of Helicobacter pylori NQ4053 includes these proteins:
- the atpD gene encoding F0F1 ATP synthase subunit beta — translation MEGKIIQVLGPVVDVEFESYLPAIFEALDINFEVNGVQKSLVLEVAAHLGGNRVRAIAMDMTEGLVRNQVVKARGKMIEVPVGEEVLGRIFNVVGESIDNLEPLKPSLTWPIHRKAPSFEQQSTKTEMFETGIKVIDLLAPYSKGGKVGLFGGAGVGKTVIIMELIHNVAYKHNGYSVFAGVGERTREGNDLYFEMKEGGVLDKVALCYGQMNEPPGARNRIAFTGLTMAEYFRDEKGLDVLMFIDNIFRYAQSGAEMSALLGRIPSAVGYQPTLAGEMGKLQERIASTKNGSITSVQAVYVPADDLTDPAPASVFAHLDATTVLNRKIAEKGIYPAVDPLDSTSRILSPQMIGEKHYEIATGIQQVLQKYKDLQDIIAILGLDELSEEDKKIVERARKIEKFLSQPFFVAEVFTGSPGKYVTLQETLEGFGGILEGKYDHIPENAFYMVGSIQEVLEKAKNMKNS, via the coding sequence ATGGAAGGTAAAATCATTCAGGTTTTAGGCCCTGTGGTAGATGTGGAGTTTGAATCCTATCTACCGGCGATTTTTGAAGCGTTAGACATTAATTTTGAAGTCAATGGCGTTCAAAAATCTTTAGTTTTAGAGGTGGCAGCCCATTTGGGAGGTAATCGGGTGCGAGCGATTGCAATGGATATGACAGAAGGCTTAGTGCGTAACCAAGTTGTCAAAGCTCGTGGCAAAATGATTGAAGTGCCTGTGGGTGAAGAAGTGTTAGGGCGCATTTTTAATGTTGTGGGCGAGAGCATTGACAATTTAGAGCCTCTTAAGCCGTCCTTAACTTGGCCCATTCACAGAAAAGCCCCTAGTTTTGAGCAACAAAGCACTAAAACAGAAATGTTTGAAACCGGCATTAAAGTCATTGACTTGCTTGCGCCTTATTCTAAGGGCGGTAAAGTAGGCTTGTTTGGCGGGGCTGGCGTAGGGAAAACGGTGATCATTATGGAGCTTATCCACAATGTGGCTTATAAGCATAACGGGTATTCGGTGTTTGCAGGTGTGGGGGAGCGCACCAGAGAAGGGAACGATCTGTATTTTGAGATGAAAGAAGGGGGTGTTTTAGACAAAGTCGCGCTGTGCTATGGGCAAATGAATGAGCCACCAGGCGCAAGGAACCGCATCGCATTCACCGGCTTGACGATGGCGGAGTATTTTCGTGATGAAAAGGGCTTAGATGTGTTGATGTTTATTGACAACATCTTTAGATACGCTCAAAGCGGTGCGGAAATGAGCGCGCTATTAGGCCGTATCCCTTCAGCCGTAGGGTATCAGCCCACGCTAGCCGGGGAAATGGGGAAACTTCAAGAGCGTATCGCTTCCACTAAAAATGGCTCTATCACTTCGGTTCAAGCGGTGTATGTGCCAGCAGATGACTTAACTGACCCAGCTCCTGCTTCGGTGTTTGCGCATTTAGATGCGACTACGGTGTTGAATAGAAAGATCGCTGAAAAAGGGATTTATCCGGCGGTGGATCCTTTAGATTCCACTTCAAGGATTTTAAGCCCTCAAATGATCGGCGAGAAGCACTATGAGATCGCTACCGGTATCCAGCAGGTTTTACAAAAATACAAGGATTTGCAAGACATTATTGCGATTTTGGGATTAGACGAATTGAGCGAAGAGGATAAAAAGATTGTTGAGAGAGCCAGAAAAATTGAGAAGTTTTTATCCCAGCCGTTCTTTGTGGCTGAAGTGTTTACAGGAAGTCCCGGTAAATATGTAACCCTTCAAGAGACTTTAGAAGGCTTTGGAGGGATTTTAGAGGGCAAATACGATCATATTCCTGAAAACGCATTTTACATGGTGGGCAGCATTCAAGAGGTTTTAGAAAAAGCTAAAAACATGAAAAATTCCTAA
- the atpG gene encoding ATP synthase F1 subunit gamma, with protein sequence MANLRDIRKKIGSVKNTQKITHAMKLVSTSKLRKAEEVARNSRAYALKLDAVFDDVLSKMKNQGIEDIQSKYFRELERLEIKKVDIIFITADKGLCGGFNTNTIKKVLACTNEYKEKDIKVRLRGIGKKGNEYFSFNGIEVLDKINNLSSMPNYERAQEFMKKVVEDYLSGKTDKVIIIHNGFKNMITQEIRVKTILPIGYKIIHQNPQPSETQETITSEPSGSEDEILDSLAEKYVEYSLYYALIDSLAAEHSARMQAMDTATNNAKDLVKTLTISYNKARQEAITTELVEINAGVEALK encoded by the coding sequence ATGGCGAATTTAAGAGACATTAGAAAGAAAATTGGAAGCGTTAAAAACACGCAAAAAATCACGCATGCGATGAAACTCGTTTCCACTTCCAAGCTAAGAAAGGCCGAAGAAGTTGCAAGAAATTCCAGAGCGTATGCACTGAAACTAGACGCTGTGTTTGATGATGTGCTATCCAAGATGAAAAATCAAGGGATTGAAGACATTCAAAGCAAGTATTTTAGGGAACTAGAAAGACTTGAAATCAAAAAAGTGGATATTATTTTTATCACAGCCGATAAGGGGCTTTGTGGGGGCTTTAACACCAATACCATTAAAAAAGTTTTAGCATGCACGAATGAATACAAAGAAAAAGACATTAAAGTGCGTTTGCGCGGTATTGGTAAAAAGGGTAATGAGTATTTTAGCTTTAACGGGATAGAGGTTTTAGACAAGATCAATAATTTAAGCTCTATGCCTAATTATGAACGCGCGCAGGAATTCATGAAAAAAGTGGTAGAGGATTATTTGAGTGGGAAAACCGATAAGGTGATCATCATTCATAATGGCTTTAAAAACATGATCACTCAAGAAATAAGAGTCAAAACAATTTTGCCTATTGGGTATAAAATCATCCACCAAAACCCCCAGCCTAGTGAGACGCAAGAGACCATTACTAGTGAGCCAAGCGGGAGTGAAGATGAAATTTTAGACTCTTTAGCAGAAAAATATGTGGAGTATAGTTTATACTACGCTTTGATTGATTCTTTAGCCGCAGAGCATAGTGCTAGAATGCAGGCTATGGATACAGCGACGAATAACGCTAAAGATTTGGTTAAGACTTTAACCATTTCTTATAATAAAGCCAGACAAGAGGCGATTACGACCGAGCTAGTAGAAATCAATGCTGGCGTAGAAGCCCTAAAATAA